TGACCAAATTATTTAAAAAGAAGGAAGAGTAATGGAACACTTTTTTACATGCCCTTACTGCTGGCAGCAGATATCCATGATACTTGATCCTAGTGAAGAGCTAAGTGAGTATATCGAAGACTGTGAGGTATGCTGTAGACCTATCGAAATTTCTTTTCGTTTTGAAGATGGTGAACTGGTAAGCTTTGAGGCCAGAAGAATGGAAGGGATCTAATCGCATATATAAGTAAAACGATCTATCATTTTTCCCTCTATCTCTACTTTTTCAACGAACATCTCATAGGGTCTTACCCATAAACCTTTATCACCGTAACAGGTACGATAGACTACCATCCACTCTTCTGTTTCAGAGTGCCTTGCAGTACCAATGACCTCGTACTCATTGCCTTTATAGTGTCTGTATCTGCCTGTTTTTAGTTCCATGCCCTAGCCTTTGAATGATTTTTTGAATTGTACCATGGAACGCTTTGCATCGTATTATCGTTATGCTACAATAAGAGACTCTTACATCACAATGTAACAAAGTTAAATCATCAAGGTCTTCTTTATATGATACGAAGAAACATACTCCATATCAGCGGTATCGTACAAGGTGTGGGGTTTAGGCCTTATGTCTACTCGCTTGCACTTAGATATGGCCTATATGGATTTGTACAAAATGACGGACAAGGTGTAGTCATAGAAGTCGAGGGAGAAGAAGAAAAACTCGATCTTTTTTTCAAAACACTTTACAAAGAGCTTCCTCCTCTTGCCAGAATAGATTCTATTGAAAAAAAAGAAACCAACCATCTTAAAAAAGAGCAAACATTTAGCATTATAGAGAGCAGAAGTACCATCAAAAAAGCACTGGTATCACCGGATATCTCTCTTTGTGATGCATGTCTTGCCGAGTTCAATGACACAACCAACAGACGCTATGGATATTTTGCTATCAACTGTACCCACTGCGGTCCACGATACTCTATTATCAAAACAGTACCTTATGATCGTGCCAGTACATCGATGGATCGTTTCACTATGTGTCATCAATGCGAAGCTGAATATATTGACCCTGCCAACAGACGCTATCATGCACAACCAATCAGCTGCTATGAATGTGGACCGACGTTAACTTTATATGATAATCTAAACCGGGAAATAAAAACAGAAAATATCCCACAATTTGTCTCATCTCTACTTCAAGAAGGGGCTATCATCGCAATCAAGGGACTAGGCGGTTTTCACCTTATGTGCAATGCATACGATGATAACAGCGTCAGTAAACTGCGTCAACGTAAAAGCCGTCCTTCTAAACCCTTTGCCGTTCTTTTCCCTACTATTGACAGCATTGAAGGACATGCAATGATCACATCATCTGACAGGACAATGATCCAATCCAAAGAAAAACCCATTGTTTTGGTTCAAAAAAAAGAGAATACCCCTCTTTCAAAATATATCGCTCCTCTAATTGACCGTATAGGCGTGATGCTACCTTATACTCCATTACAGTTTTTGCTCTTTAAATACTTTAAAAATCCTCTTATTGCTACAAGCGCCAACCTGAAAAGTGAACCTATTGTGTACACCAAAGAGATGTTATTTGAAAAACTTGGGAAGGTTGTTGACTATGTTTTGGATATGGACCGTGATATTGTGAATGCCGTGGATGACAGTGTGGTACAACTTATCGACAAACGTCCGATGTTCTTGCGTTTGGCAAGAGGATTTACTCCATGTAGTTTTCATTTGCCTTTCAAAGTGGATAAACATATTTTAGCCGTAGGTGCAGAACAGAAAAACACTATTGCCCTAGCCTTTGATGACCAAGTGATCCTCTCGCCTTATATCGGTGACCTTGTCTCCCTGGATGCTATGGAGTATTTTGAACGGACACTGGAAACGTTTAAACGTTTTTACGATTTCTCTCCGGAGATGATCGTATGTGATAAACATCCCTCCTACACTACTACGTTCTGGGCAAAAGAACAAAAACTGCCCCTGCTGCAGGTACAACACCATCATGCTCATATTTTATCTGTACTCTTTGAACAGAATATCCACACGCCGGTTTTAGGTATCGCATTTGACGGTACAGGCTATGGCGATAACGGTACACTATGGGGAGGAGAGTTTTTACGTATAGAGCAAGACTACTCTTATACAAGAGTCAGCTCCTTTAAACCATTGGTTTTACTTGGTGGAAACAAAGCGATCCAAGAGCCAAGAAGAATTGCATTATCACTGGCATTTGATGTTATGGATCTTTCAGAGATCAAACAAAGCAGGCTTGCAAAACATTTCACTCCAAAGGAGTTGGAACTACTCGATCAAGCCTATCAAAAACAGATTCGTACGATAGATACTTCATCGGTTGGACGACTTTTTGATGGTGTGGCAAGTCTACTTGATATTGTACAGATACTTTCATTTGATGGGGAAAGCGGTTTGAAAATGGAGCAGTATTATGATCCCGATATCCCAGATTTTTATCATTTTTATATAGAAAACGGCATCATATATTATGACGAAATGATCAAGGCATTGTTCTATGAACACAATCAGGCAAGAGGTGTTTCAATGTTTATGAATACCCTTATAGAGATCATCATCACAATTGCACATACCCAAAAGCTTCCTCTTGTCTTCAGCGGTGGTGTCTTCCAAAATAAAGTATTGGTAGAAAAATTGGTTCAGCGGTTGAGACAAGAAAAGATCACTTACTATTTTCCACAGTACATCCCCCCAAATGATAGCTCCATTGCATTAGGGCAGATCGCTTATACTTTGCAACAACTAAAACTACCAAAATAACTTTTCCTTTAATTCATATATAAGAAGAAGAGTTATAGACTTGTAAGATATGTACATTTCAAGGGGGTTAGAATGAATAGTTATGATTCACTGCTCAAACAGGCAGAAATGCAACTGGAGTCCTTGGCAAAACTCTCTTCTGTGAAAGAAGAGCCCTTAGAAGTTATCCTAGATAAACACGGTATTAACCGCCGTGATTTTTTAAAATGGGCTGCTTCTATCACAGCAATGCTTGCACTTCCCGCCCAGTTTACTCCCTTAGTGGCAGATGCTGTAAAACTTGCCGACCGACTTCCTCTTGTATGGATTCATCTAGCTGAATGTACCGGATGTAGTGAATCACTGATTCGTACAGACTCCCCAACGATTGATTCCCTGATCTTTGATTATGTCTCTTTGGAGTATCATGAGACCTTGATGGCAGCAGCAGGCTGGCAGGCAGAAGAGAACCTGGAAAATGCCATTAAAAACTACGCGGGACGCTATATACTTCTTGTAGAAGGTGGTGTACCTACTGCAATGAACGGACAATACCTTACTGTAGGAGCACACGCCCGTACAGGACTTGAACTCATTCATCATGCAGCCTCATCAGCTGCAGCGATCTTTTCTATAGGGACCTGTGCCAGCTTTGGAGGTATCCAGGCAGCAGCCCCAAATCCTACAGGTGCAAAAGGCGTCGATAAAGTTATCTCAAACCCTGTGATCAATATCCCGGGATGTCCTCCAAGTTCTAAAAATATCGTTGGAACACTGGTCTACTTCATTCTTTTTGGCACACTGCCAGCGATCGATGTCTATAGCCGTCCAAAATGGGCCTATGGTCAACGTATCCATGATAAATGTGAACGGCGCAGTCACTTTGATGCAGGCGAGTTTGTAGAATCATTCGGAGATGAAGGTGCTAAAGAGGGATGGTGTCTATATAAACAAGGGTGTAAAGGGCCTTATACCTTCAACAACTGTTCTGTCGAACGCTTTAACCAACATACCAATTGGCCGATAGGTGCGGGTCATGGATG
This is a stretch of genomic DNA from Sulfurovum zhangzhouensis. It encodes these proteins:
- the hypF gene encoding carbamoyltransferase HypF; this encodes MIRRNILHISGIVQGVGFRPYVYSLALRYGLYGFVQNDGQGVVIEVEGEEEKLDLFFKTLYKELPPLARIDSIEKKETNHLKKEQTFSIIESRSTIKKALVSPDISLCDACLAEFNDTTNRRYGYFAINCTHCGPRYSIIKTVPYDRASTSMDRFTMCHQCEAEYIDPANRRYHAQPISCYECGPTLTLYDNLNREIKTENIPQFVSSLLQEGAIIAIKGLGGFHLMCNAYDDNSVSKLRQRKSRPSKPFAVLFPTIDSIEGHAMITSSDRTMIQSKEKPIVLVQKKENTPLSKYIAPLIDRIGVMLPYTPLQFLLFKYFKNPLIATSANLKSEPIVYTKEMLFEKLGKVVDYVLDMDRDIVNAVDDSVVQLIDKRPMFLRLARGFTPCSFHLPFKVDKHILAVGAEQKNTIALAFDDQVILSPYIGDLVSLDAMEYFERTLETFKRFYDFSPEMIVCDKHPSYTTTFWAKEQKLPLLQVQHHHAHILSVLFEQNIHTPVLGIAFDGTGYGDNGTLWGGEFLRIEQDYSYTRVSSFKPLVLLGGNKAIQEPRRIALSLAFDVMDLSEIKQSRLAKHFTPKELELLDQAYQKQIRTIDTSSVGRLFDGVASLLDIVQILSFDGESGLKMEQYYDPDIPDFYHFYIENGIIYYDEMIKALFYEHNQARGVSMFMNTLIEIIITIAHTQKLPLVFSGGVFQNKVLVEKLVQRLRQEKITYYFPQYIPPNDSSIALGQIAYTLQQLKLPK
- a CDS encoding DUF1653 domain-containing protein, which produces MELKTGRYRHYKGNEYEVIGTARHSETEEWMVVYRTCYGDKGLWVRPYEMFVEKVEIEGKMIDRFTYICD
- a CDS encoding hydrogenase small subunit, yielding MNSYDSLLKQAEMQLESLAKLSSVKEEPLEVILDKHGINRRDFLKWAASITAMLALPAQFTPLVADAVKLADRLPLVWIHLAECTGCSESLIRTDSPTIDSLIFDYVSLEYHETLMAAAGWQAEENLENAIKNYAGRYILLVEGGVPTAMNGQYLTVGAHARTGLELIHHAASSAAAIFSIGTCASFGGIQAAAPNPTGAKGVDKVISNPVINIPGCPPSSKNIVGTLVYFILFGTLPAIDVYSRPKWAYGQRIHDKCERRSHFDAGEFVESFGDEGAKEGWCLYKQGCKGPYTFNNCSVERFNQHTNWPIGAGHGCMGCSEPDFWDAMGPLEKPIDAHLVMGLNATVDQIGTTLLTATAIGIGAHAVASLFASKSKEEDDE
- a CDS encoding CPXCG motif-containing cysteine-rich protein; amino-acid sequence: MEHFFTCPYCWQQISMILDPSEELSEYIEDCEVCCRPIEISFRFEDGELVSFEARRMEGI